Proteins found in one Anopheles aquasalis chromosome 3, idAnoAquaMG_Q_19, whole genome shotgun sequence genomic segment:
- the LOC126577873 gene encoding calumenin, producing MILLHTTGICLLFSYAVSAIPKPEEKRVLDHDPLSHVQHYQNDEHNKQYDHEAFLGEAAKTFDQLEADESRRRLGLIVDKIDGDKDGFVNLSELKAWIQYTQRRYIDDDVNRQWKTHNTNNTEKLHWDTYRQNVYGFLDELASREGSDHPADEHFSYRAMMKRDRRRWGIADRDGDDELTKEEFTDFLHPEESDHMRDVVVVETIEDIDKDSDGKVSVEEYIGDMYRVGEENEEEPDWVKHERETFSNFRDKNKDGFMDNEEVKDWITPAHFDHAEAEARHLIYEADSDADEKLTKDEIIEKYDLFVGSQATDFGEALTRHDEF from the exons ATGATCCTCCTTCACACCACAGGCATCTGCCTGCTATTCAGCTATGCAGTCTCGGCTATTCCAAAACCAGAAGAGAAACGGGTACTAGATCATGACCCACTCAGCCACGTGCAGCACTATCAGAACGATGAGCACAACAAGCAGTACGATCACGAAGCGTTTCTGGGTGAAGCTGCCAAAACGTTCGATCAGCTTGAGGCGGATGAAAGCCGACGCCGTTTGGG ACTAATCGTAGATAAAATTGACGGAGACAAGGATGGGTTCGTTAATCTGTCGGAGCTGAAGGCGTGGATACAGTACACGCAGCGGCGCTACATTGACGATGATGTCAACCGCCAGTGGAAGACCCACAACACGAACAATACGGAAAAGCTGCACTGGGATACGTATCGGCAGAATGTGTACGGATTTCTGGATGAGCTGGCATCGCGCGAAGGCTCCGATCACCCAGCAGACGAGCATTTCTCGTATCGCGCCATGATGAAGCGTGATCGTCGCCGTTGGGGTATCGCCgatcgcgatggcgatgatgagctGACGAAGGAAGAGTTTACCGATTTCCTGCACCCGGAAGAGAGTGATCATATGCGTgatgtggtagtggtggaaaCGATCGAAGACATCGATAAGGACAGTGACGGTAAGGTGTCGGTGGAGGAGTACATTGGCGATATGTATCGCGTGGGGGAGGAAAACGAAGAGGAACCCGATTGGGTGAAACATGAGCGAGAAACTTTCTCAAACTTCCG TGACAAGAACAAGGATGGCTTTATGGATAATGAAGAGGTGAAAGATTGGATCACACCGGCCCATTTCGATCACGCCGAAGCAGAGGCTCGCCACCTGATCTATGAAGCGGACTCGGATGCCGATGAGAAGCTAACGAAGGATGAAATCATTGAAAAGTACGATCTTTTCGTTGGCTCGCAGGCAACGGATTTCGGCGAAGCGCTTACGAGACACGATGAATTCTGA